Within Kutzneria chonburiensis, the genomic segment CGTTCGCCGCCAGCGACCCACTGCCGGGCGAGACCGTGACATGCGGGTTGGAGCTGCTGACGCTCCAGCTGAGCGGTCCCCCCTTCGAGGTGATCGTGACGGCGGCCTTGCCCGGGTCGAGGTTGATCTCACGCGGCGTGACGTTGAGCGCGCCCCGGGGGACGCTGCTCGACGACGGCGGGGTGGTCGTGGTGGTCGTCGTGCTGGTGGTCGTAGTCGTCGTCCTGGTTGTTGTCGTCGTCGTGACGCCCCCGGTCGTCCGCGGCGGTGCGACGACGTTCGACGTGGTGGTCGAGGTGGTGGTCGTCGGCCCGTCCGTGGTGGTGACGGTGGTGGTCGTCTCCCCGGTCGTGGTGAAAGGTGGTGGCAGGGACGGCGTCGGCGTGAACTCCGACGGTGGCAGGGCCTCGCGCTGGTCGGCCTGGATCGGCGCCAGGAAGGTGTACGCGCCGAGCACGACGATGCCGGCGCTGACCGCGGCGATCGTCACCCACGGCGGCCGGCGCCACAGCTCGTTGCCGTTCGGGAAGCCGTTGCGCCGGAACTTCCCGGCCCGGTCGGCCAGGTCGCGCCGATAGGCGACCAGCTCGGGGTTCTCGATCTCGCCGCTGGTCCGGTCGAGCAGCTCGCCGGCCACCGCGAACAGCGGCAGCAGGGCCAGCAGCGCCTTGGCGTTGACCCGGCGGCGCTTGTTCTCGCCGCAGGTCTCGCAGTTCTCGATGTGCCGGGCGATCCGCTTGCGCAGCAACGGAGTCAGCACGCCGTCCCAGCCGTGCAGCAGGTCGTCGAGCACCGCGCAGGCCTCGCGGCCGGTGCGGGCGATGATCAGCGCGGCCAGCGACTTCTCGAACTGCTGGCGGGCCCGCGACAGCAGCGCGTTGGCGTGGTTGGCCGTGACGCCCAGCGCCAGGGCCAGGTCCGGGCCGTTCAGGCCGTGCGTGCCGGCGAGCTGGAGGATCTCCCGCTCGCTCGGGTTGAGGCCCTCGACGGTGTCGCGGACCAGCCGGCGCATCTCGTCCAGGCGCAGCCCGGTGTCCACGTCCTCGCCGGCCGCCGGCAGGTCGCCGGCCTCCTCCAGCGCGACCAGCCGGCGGTGGCTGCGCCGGCGCCGGTGGCACTCGTTGCGGGCGATCGCGTACAGCCAGGGGCGCAGCCGTTCCGGGTCGCGCAGCTGGGACACGCGTTCGGCCGCG encodes:
- a CDS encoding sigma-70 family RNA polymerase sigma factor, which produces MQDAQLVGAIVEGDRQGWAELYQRYADPLYTYCVSQLQDREAAADVLHDTLIVAAERVSQLRDPERLRPWLYAIARNECHRRRRSHRRLVALEEAGDLPAAGEDVDTGLRLDEMRRLVRDTVEGLNPSEREILQLAGTHGLNGPDLALALGVTANHANALLSRARQQFEKSLAALIIARTGREACAVLDDLLHGWDGVLTPLLRKRIARHIENCETCGENKRRRVNAKALLALLPLFAVAGELLDRTSGEIENPELVAYRRDLADRAGKFRRNGFPNGNELWRRPPWVTIAAVSAGIVVLGAYTFLAPIQADQREALPPSEFTPTPSLPPPFTTTGETTTTVTTTDGPTTTTSTTTSNVVAPPRTTGGVTTTTTTRTTTTTTSTTTTTTTPPSSSSVPRGALNVTPREINLDPGKAAVTITSKGGPLSWSVSSSNPHVTVSPGSGSLAANGSVTVSVVLTTFDSSGGATLTFTATGGQTVTVSARWTVIS